From one Bacteroides eggerthii genomic stretch:
- a CDS encoding DUF5113 domain-containing protein: protein MLCLAGAAFISCVGTAPTKEVHLVDSLNQVAYTYRYKNLDSSYHAASKAYQEVGLYSQGKAEACNNLGFCAFMRMDFEEAEKYYQTVYNLTKNELELLVADIGLMKIYQRTALNKEFYDYRNSALRRMKRIAEDNNLFADRHERMRLAYARSEFYIVSAIYYYYLQQRPEALASINEVTENEELVKDTNQLLYYHYIKGSASLCDGETLDERRLKEFDELYTTWRLASQRGYLYFEGNGVQGLANLMASSDNYEFFQGRRSHALKQFGEPVDSLLPMRLGQLALEKFRQYNDIYQIAGAYVSIGRYLNAHGKYKQALDTLACALECVNDHHRHFYDCHDSLDWLRAYDRRDTMYVEKAWLQQKLKTVPEWISRIREQLSVTYAGLGMKEYSDYNRNIYLDILEDTRQDKELESRYQALEKEAAQLNLLLFFVIMGLILVLIFFWFFNKRSKARNKLHLHRLQSMLDICQGITASIPADAQTEEDITDAILTAVRPGLKKLFGTEDIYIKDRKMAFAQRIGKDEQAMIQVINPYVQWALDNGMTSISLGEEQRRLEKQRYIHEQHIAGNKRQNLIKKACLSIVNGIHPYIDRILNEVHKLVHLGYIHDEVIKNVKYQYIDELVTTINEYNDILALWIKMKQGTLSLNIETFELNELFELLKKGNRAFEMKQLDLVVSPTDVCVKADKALTLFMINTLAENARKYTPKGGTIKIYARKENDYVEISVEDNGRGLSPEDVAHIIGEKIYDSKAIGMNDAPNREELRKKKGSGFGLMNCKGIIEKYKKTNPIFNVCLFNVESALGKGSRFYFRLPVGVRKIITAVLLVLSLSMVSCSRTANNDMSQEVPADSLVSAFQEEYEFLLDQASDYANDAYYCNVEGEYAMALQYIDSAMMCLNEHYGKYAEKPHCYMTLTGNDMPAELDWWNKMFNSDFHVILDLRNEAAVAFLALKQWDNYSYNNGAYTTLYKLLGEDQSLEYFCRELERSTNNKMVSILLVAILLVALCLGYYILYFRRRLVNRWNLEQVLEINKQIFTASIMPTSENEEMLQREEDILKNIPQQIVDNAFDAVNELLGIEQLSIAVYNEAAHRLEYASNPLKETVESKSTWKSLMQSSFEEQTCLAENGMQALPLVVKAGSSSRCIGVLCLVRNEAQQESDYLLLELIARYVAIVIFNAVVKLATKYRNIETAQDEAHRASWEDSLLHVQNMVLDNCLSTIKHETIYYPNRIKQLIGKLRSGKLSEAEEQETVTAISELIEYYKGVFTILSQCASRQLEEVTFRRTVIPVSELSEAAEKYFRKVRKGITVPVIFKTEIVNESVVGDVIQLRFLLENLIDEALSVPVSGKITLTCAVEEDFVRFLFTDMRREKTREELNQLFYPNLTRMTTGERGELCGTEYLICKQIIRDHDEFVGRRGCRINAEPLEKGGFVVYFTLPRYIKKV from the coding sequence ATGTTATGCCTGGCAGGTGCGGCATTTATTTCGTGTGTGGGTACAGCTCCTACAAAAGAAGTGCATTTGGTTGACTCCTTAAACCAGGTGGCGTATACTTATCGTTACAAAAATCTGGATTCATCGTATCATGCAGCCTCAAAAGCTTATCAAGAAGTAGGACTTTATAGTCAGGGAAAAGCAGAAGCCTGTAATAATTTGGGTTTCTGTGCCTTCATGCGCATGGACTTTGAGGAGGCGGAGAAATATTACCAGACTGTATACAATCTGACAAAGAATGAGTTGGAACTTCTTGTCGCCGATATAGGGCTGATGAAGATTTATCAGCGGACAGCACTGAACAAAGAGTTTTATGATTACCGGAACAGTGCTCTACGTCGTATGAAACGTATTGCGGAGGATAATAACCTGTTTGCGGACAGGCATGAGAGAATGCGTTTGGCTTATGCAAGATCGGAGTTCTATATTGTATCTGCCATATATTATTATTATTTGCAACAGCGTCCGGAAGCTTTGGCATCCATTAATGAAGTAACAGAAAATGAAGAGCTGGTAAAGGACACCAACCAGTTATTGTATTATCATTATATAAAAGGATCGGCTTCTTTGTGCGATGGAGAAACTCTTGACGAACGTCGTCTGAAAGAGTTTGACGAACTATATACAACCTGGAGACTGGCTTCCCAAAGAGGGTATTTGTATTTTGAGGGCAATGGGGTGCAAGGTTTGGCAAATCTAATGGCTTCATCGGATAATTATGAATTCTTTCAGGGACGGCGCTCGCATGCTTTGAAGCAATTTGGCGAGCCTGTGGATTCTTTACTGCCTATGCGGTTAGGGCAACTGGCTTTGGAGAAGTTCCGGCAATACAATGACATTTACCAGATTGCGGGTGCGTATGTCTCCATTGGAAGGTATTTGAATGCGCATGGAAAGTATAAACAGGCACTTGATACTTTGGCGTGTGCTCTGGAGTGTGTCAACGATCATCATCGCCATTTTTATGATTGCCATGACAGCTTGGATTGGTTGAGAGCTTATGATCGCCGCGATACGATGTATGTGGAGAAGGCGTGGCTACAACAAAAACTGAAAACTGTTCCCGAATGGATTTCAAGGATACGTGAACAATTGAGCGTAACCTATGCCGGATTAGGGATGAAAGAATATTCAGACTACAACAGAAACATATATTTGGATATTTTGGAAGATACCCGTCAGGATAAAGAACTGGAGAGCCGTTATCAGGCACTGGAAAAAGAGGCTGCTCAGTTGAACTTGCTGCTTTTCTTTGTGATTATGGGACTCATTTTGGTATTGATATTCTTTTGGTTCTTTAATAAACGTTCCAAAGCACGTAATAAACTGCATCTGCACCGCCTGCAATCCATGTTGGACATTTGCCAGGGAATAACGGCATCCATCCCCGCTGACGCACAGACCGAAGAAGATATAACGGATGCTATTCTGACAGCAGTACGTCCCGGTCTGAAAAAATTATTCGGAACAGAAGATATATATATTAAGGATAGAAAGATGGCCTTCGCACAGCGCATAGGGAAGGATGAGCAGGCTATGATACAGGTAATCAATCCATATGTCCAGTGGGCACTGGACAACGGAATGACTTCCATCTCTCTTGGCGAGGAACAGCGCAGACTGGAAAAACAACGGTATATTCACGAACAGCATATCGCCGGGAACAAGCGGCAGAATTTGATTAAAAAGGCTTGCCTTTCTATCGTCAATGGTATTCATCCTTATATTGACCGCATCTTGAATGAGGTACATAAACTGGTGCATTTGGGATATATCCATGATGAAGTTATCAAGAATGTGAAATATCAGTATATTGATGAGCTTGTTACTACGATTAATGAGTATAACGATATTTTAGCTTTGTGGATCAAGATGAAGCAGGGTACATTGAGTTTAAATATCGAAACTTTTGAGTTGAACGAACTCTTTGAGCTGTTGAAGAAAGGGAATCGGGCTTTTGAGATGAAGCAGTTGGATTTGGTAGTGAGTCCAACCGACGTTTGTGTAAAAGCAGATAAGGCACTGACTCTTTTTATGATTAATACATTGGCGGAGAATGCACGCAAATATACTCCTAAGGGTGGGACAATAAAGATTTACGCCCGTAAGGAGAATGATTATGTGGAAATATCTGTTGAGGATAATGGGCGCGGTTTGTCTCCGGAAGATGTTGCCCACATCATAGGAGAGAAAATATATGATTCCAAAGCCATCGGCATGAATGATGCACCCAACCGGGAAGAATTGCGGAAAAAGAAAGGCAGTGGGTTTGGATTAATGAATTGTAAAGGCATCATCGAGAAATATAAGAAAACAAATCCGATTTTCAATGTATGCTTATTCAATGTGGAGAGTGCATTAGGAAAAGGAAGCCGTTTCTATTTCAGGTTACCGGTCGGTGTACGCAAAATTATAACAGCGGTGTTGCTTGTGCTCTCTTTGAGCATGGTATCTTGCAGTAGGACAGCCAATAACGATATGTCCCAAGAAGTGCCTGCAGACTCTTTAGTCTCAGCTTTTCAGGAAGAATATGAATTTTTGCTGGATCAGGCTTCTGATTATGCCAATGATGCATATTATTGTAATGTAGAAGGTGAATATGCAATGGCTTTGCAATACATAGATTCTGCAATGATGTGCCTGAATGAGCACTACGGGAAGTATGCCGAAAAACCGCACTGCTATATGACATTAACCGGTAACGACATGCCTGCAGAGTTAGATTGGTGGAACAAAATGTTTAATTCTGATTTTCATGTGATACTGGATCTTCGGAATGAAGCGGCTGTTGCATTCCTTGCTTTGAAACAATGGGATAATTACAGTTATAACAATGGCGCATATACAACCTTGTACAAGTTGCTGGGCGAAGATCAGTCTTTGGAATATTTCTGTCGCGAACTGGAACGCTCCACCAACAATAAAATGGTGAGCATTTTACTCGTTGCTATCCTACTGGTTGCATTATGCTTGGGATATTATATTCTGTATTTTCGCAGGCGATTGGTGAACCGTTGGAATTTGGAACAAGTATTGGAAATTAACAAACAGATTTTCACAGCATCCATAATGCCTACGTCTGAAAATGAAGAAATGCTGCAACGGGAAGAGGATATATTGAAAAATATCCCTCAACAAATTGTGGACAATGCATTCGATGCAGTGAATGAATTATTGGGTATAGAACAGTTGAGTATCGCTGTTTATAACGAGGCCGCCCATAGACTGGAGTATGCATCCAACCCTTTGAAAGAAACGGTGGAGAGCAAATCGACATGGAAAAGTCTGATGCAAAGCAGTTTCGAAGAACAAACCTGTCTGGCAGAAAATGGGATGCAGGCGTTGCCTCTTGTCGTAAAAGCCGGGAGCTCCAGCCGGTGTATAGGAGTGTTGTGTTTGGTGAGAAACGAAGCACAGCAAGAAAGCGATTATTTGCTGCTGGAGTTGATAGCCCGTTACGTTGCGATTGTGATATTTAATGCGGTTGTAAAATTGGCCACAAAATACCGGAATATTGAAACCGCCCAGGATGAAGCACATCGTGCATCGTGGGAAGATAGCCTGCTGCATGTTCAGAATATGGTGCTTGATAATTGCTTGTCTACTATTAAGCATGAAACAATTTATTATCCTAATAGAATTAAGCAGCTGATAGGTAAGCTTCGTTCCGGTAAACTATCGGAGGCGGAGGAACAGGAGACGGTAACGGCTATTAGTGAACTGATAGAGTATTACAAAGGAGTATTCACCATTTTGAGTCAGTGCGCGTCCCGACAACTGGAGGAGGTTACTTTCAGACGTACTGTCATTCCTGTATCCGAGTTATCGGAAGCTGCGGAAAAGTATTTCCGTAAAGTGCGTAAGGGAATTACTGTGCCTGTCATTTTCAAAACGGAGATCGTGAATGAGTCTGTTGTCGGAGATGTAATCCAATTACGTTTTCTGTTGGAGAACTTAATTGATGAAGCTCTGTCAGTACCAGTTTCAGGAAAAATCACCCTGACTTGTGCAGTAGAGGAAGATTTTGTACGTTTCCTTTTTACAGATATGCGACGGGAGAAAACGAGGGAGGAACTGAATCAACTGTTTTATCCGAATCTGACACGTATGACGACAGGCGAAAGAGGTGAATTGTGTGGTACGGAATATCTGATATGCAAACAAATAATTCGCGATCATGACGAGTTTGTCGGAAGGAGAGGATGTCGTATCAATGCAGAACCGTTGGAGAAGGGAGGGTTTGTCGTATACTTTACGCTGCCTCGTTATATAAAGAAAGTTTAG
- a CDS encoding DUF5932 domain-containing protein, with translation MEAKKFKVIIVEDVKLELKGTEEIFRHEIPEAEIIGTAMTEQEFWSLMEAGVPDLVLLDLGLGGSTTIGVDICRNIFKRYPGVYVLIFTGEILNEKLWVDVLDAGADGIILKTGELLTKTDVQAVMDGKKLVFNYPILEKIVERFKTSVLNDAKRQEAIICYDIDEYDERFLRHLALGYTKEMIASLKGMPFGVKSLEKRQNDLVGRLFSASERIGVNATRLVVRALELRILDIDNLEADDE, from the coding sequence ATGGAAGCAAAGAAATTCAAAGTCATCATTGTAGAAGATGTAAAATTGGAGCTAAAAGGTACGGAAGAGATATTCCGGCACGAAATACCGGAAGCGGAAATTATCGGTACTGCCATGACAGAACAGGAGTTCTGGAGCTTAATGGAAGCAGGCGTGCCTGATCTCGTTTTGTTGGATTTGGGATTGGGTGGTTCTACTACTATCGGTGTGGATATTTGCCGTAATATTTTTAAACGTTATCCGGGAGTGTATGTGTTGATCTTCACCGGAGAAATATTGAATGAAAAGTTATGGGTGGATGTCCTTGATGCAGGAGCTGACGGCATCATTCTGAAAACAGGAGAGTTGCTGACAAAAACGGATGTACAAGCCGTTATGGATGGAAAGAAACTTGTCTTTAATTATCCCATATTGGAAAAAATTGTGGAGCGTTTTAAGACTTCTGTCCTAAACGATGCAAAACGGCAGGAGGCTATCATCTGTTACGATATCGACGAATATGATGAACGTTTTCTCCGTCATCTTGCTTTGGGCTACACAAAGGAGATGATTGCCAGTCTGAAAGGAATGCCTTTTGGAGTGAAGTCATTGGAGAAACGACAGAATGATTTAGTAGGACGCCTTTTCTCTGCTTCCGAACGCATAGGGGTGAATGCCACGCGTCTTGTCGTGCGTGCACTTGAACTGCGTATTCTTGATATTGACAATCTGGAAGCAGACGATGAATAA
- a CDS encoding IS256 family transposase — protein sequence MSEEFDFESIKNKALEQLKSGKPLLGKDGAFAPLLESILNAALEGEMDAHLSEDERMSGNRRNGKMQKQVQTSMGEVTVSTPRDRNSTFEPQFIKKRETILAEGVADRIIGLYALGNSTREISDWMEENLGNRVSAETISAITDRVLPEIKAWRSRSLDSVYPIVWMDAIHYKVMDERGCAVTRAIYNVLALDSEGHKDLLGMYISKNEGANFWLNVLTDLQTRGVCDILIACVDGLKGFPDAIQSVFPDTIVQLCIVHQIRNSIKYVGSKHQKEFMRDLKHVYGAVNKESAETGLFNLEEKWGEKYPIVIKSWQDNWERLTEYFQFTSDIRRMIYTTNTVEGYHRQVRKVTKNKGVFPNDTALEKLVYLAYRNIRKKWTMPIANWAAIAQQLAIKFGDRFKLL from the coding sequence ATGAGTGAAGAATTTGATTTTGAAAGTATCAAGAACAAGGCTCTTGAACAGTTGAAGTCTGGTAAACCCTTGTTAGGTAAGGACGGTGCTTTTGCTCCGTTGTTGGAGAGTATATTAAATGCTGCCCTTGAAGGTGAGATGGACGCTCATCTTTCTGAGGATGAACGCATGAGTGGCAACCGTCGTAATGGCAAGATGCAAAAACAAGTACAGACTTCGATGGGAGAAGTCACCGTATCTACCCCTCGTGACCGTAACTCCACCTTTGAACCCCAGTTCATAAAAAAGCGTGAAACCATTCTTGCAGAAGGTGTTGCAGACCGTATCATCGGACTTTATGCTTTGGGAAACAGCACACGTGAGATAAGTGACTGGATGGAGGAGAACTTGGGTAATCGTGTGTCTGCTGAGACAATTAGCGCCATCACCGATCGTGTACTTCCGGAAATAAAGGCATGGCGTTCCCGTAGCCTGGACAGCGTTTATCCGATAGTCTGGATGGATGCCATCCATTATAAGGTAATGGACGAGAGAGGCTGTGCCGTAACCCGTGCGATTTACAATGTACTGGCTCTGGACAGCGAGGGACATAAGGATCTGTTAGGGATGTATATCTCTAAGAATGAGGGCGCGAACTTCTGGCTGAATGTATTGACAGACTTGCAGACCCGTGGTGTCTGTGACATACTCATAGCTTGTGTTGACGGATTGAAAGGCTTCCCAGACGCTATCCAAAGTGTGTTTCCTGATACTATTGTCCAGCTCTGTATTGTCCATCAGATACGTAACTCCATCAAGTATGTCGGCAGCAAGCACCAAAAAGAGTTCATGAGGGATCTGAAACATGTCTATGGTGCGGTAAATAAGGAATCCGCTGAGACAGGACTTTTTAATCTGGAAGAAAAATGGGGTGAGAAATACCCTATCGTTATCAAGTCTTGGCAGGATAACTGGGAAAGGCTTACTGAATACTTCCAGTTTACGTCGGATATACGACGTATGATTTATACCACGAATACAGTCGAGGGCTATCACCGCCAAGTGCGGAAAGTGACAAAAAACAAGGGCGTGTTCCCTAACGACACCGCCCTTGAAAAGTTGGTTTATCTCGCTTACCGCAACATACGCAAGAAATGGACCATGCCCATAGCCAACTGGGCGGCCATCGCACAACAATTAGCGATAAAGTTTGGAGACAGATTTAAATTGTTGTAA
- a CDS encoding transposase, giving the protein MAKIVNISEIHPTLGFTEFDILEKYRKSFNESELGKLHSVFPFECMAKAAGLSARRLGRRNRFSPSAKIALMVLKAYTGFSDRQLVEHLNGNIHYQIFCGIMIPPSLPITNFKIISAIRNEIASRLDIDSFQELLASHWKPYLDNLHVCMTDATCYESHMRFPTDMKLLWESLEWLYRHICRHCRELGIRRPRNKYRNVAESYLSYCKKRKRRASRTRMLKRRMIKLLEKLLSQRDGIHSEYGALLRYTQDYHKRLSIIRKVLVQEKEMFEGRKVSDRIVSIDRHYVRPIVRGKETKSVEFGAKVNNIQIDGISFIEHLSFKAFNEGIRLKDCIRMQQKLMNVRVRCVAADSIYANNANRKFCTKYGISTSFVRKGRAAKDEPLRKVLRSELSKERATRLEGSFGTQKQHYSLSRIKAGNRKTEILWIFFGIHTANAILMIEKIRNKTAKAA; this is encoded by the coding sequence ATGGCAAAGATAGTGAATATTTCAGAAATTCACCCTACTTTGGGTTTTACAGAATTTGATATTCTGGAAAAATACCGCAAGAGTTTTAATGAGAGTGAGCTTGGCAAGCTTCATTCAGTCTTTCCGTTTGAATGTATGGCAAAAGCCGCAGGCCTGTCGGCCCGGCGCCTGGGACGCAGGAACAGATTCAGTCCTTCCGCAAAGATCGCCCTTATGGTCCTGAAGGCATACACCGGATTCTCCGACAGGCAACTGGTGGAACATCTGAACGGGAACATACACTACCAGATTTTCTGTGGAATTATGATTCCCCCGTCCCTTCCCATAACCAACTTCAAGATAATCAGTGCCATCCGTAATGAGATAGCATCCCGCCTTGACATTGATTCTTTCCAGGAGCTCCTGGCTTCACACTGGAAACCTTATCTTGATAACCTTCACGTCTGCATGACCGATGCCACATGCTATGAAAGCCACATGCGTTTTCCTACGGACATGAAACTCCTTTGGGAAAGCCTCGAATGGCTCTACAGGCATATATGCCGGCATTGCAGGGAGCTGGGCATAAGGCGTCCGCGCAACAAATACAGGAATGTGGCGGAATCCTATCTGTCCTACTGCAAGAAAAGAAAGAGGAGAGCTTCAAGGACAAGAATGCTTAAGCGCCGTATGATCAAGCTTCTTGAAAAGCTCCTCAGTCAAAGGGATGGGATCCATAGCGAGTACGGTGCTTTACTCCGATATACCCAGGATTATCATAAGCGTCTTTCCATCATCAGAAAGGTGCTTGTACAAGAAAAGGAAATGTTTGAAGGGCGGAAAGTCAGTGACCGCATCGTCAGCATTGACCGTCATTATGTACGTCCCATCGTCAGAGGCAAGGAAACCAAGTCCGTCGAGTTTGGTGCAAAGGTCAATAATATACAGATAGACGGCATATCGTTCATAGAACACCTCTCGTTCAAGGCATTCAATGAGGGTATACGCTTGAAGGACTGTATCCGTATGCAGCAGAAGCTTATGAATGTAAGGGTAAGATGTGTGGCTGCCGATTCCATATATGCCAATAATGCCAACAGAAAGTTCTGTACAAAATATGGGATATCCACATCCTTTGTGCGCAAGGGAAGGGCGGCCAAAGATGAGCCTTTGAGGAAGGTGCTTAGAAGCGAACTCTCAAAAGAAAGGGCAACACGGCTTGAAGGAAGCTTCGGCACTCAAAAGCAACATTACTCGCTCTCAAGGATAAAGGCCGGAAACAGGAAGACGGAAATACTGTGGATTTTCTTTGGAATACATACGGCAAATGCCATACTGATGATAGAAAAAATCAGAAACAAAACAGCTAAAGCAGCATGA
- a CDS encoding AbgT family transporter translates to MRNKWCMPHPATMFFLLTLGIIFLSWIFDVYGLNVRLPQTGEEIRVQSLLSPEGIRWLLRHVVTNFTGFAPLGLVIVAMFGIGVAQHSGFIDACIRKGLRNQRHNPWRIVLSVIVLGLLSNVVGDAGYIILLPIAATLFHSVGLHPIGGIIVAYVSVSCGYSANILLSTLDPMLAATTQEAADMTNVSGGRIGPLCNYYFFCVSTFLLIFIIYYITRKKLLPSLGKYNESDVFRGYKQLSRKEQRALLGAVIVGVLYAVLILWATFSSWGILRGVNGGLIRSPFIIGILFLLSLGIGLMGMIYGFASGHYRTDSDVIEGLTQPMKLLGVYFVIAFFASQMFACFEYSHLDKCIAIMGANMLSLVRLDNLWILILFILFTAFINLIMVSSTSKWAFMSFIFIPVLTGMGVSPDMTQCAYRIGDSATNAITPFMFYMPLVLTYMQQYDRQSTYGSLLKYTWRYSLVILVAWTALFVLWYVCKLPLGL, encoded by the coding sequence ATGAGAAATAAATGGTGCATGCCCCATCCTGCAACAATGTTCTTCCTGTTGACCTTGGGAATCATTTTTTTGTCGTGGATATTCGATGTCTACGGCTTGAATGTGCGATTGCCCCAGACAGGAGAGGAGATAAGGGTACAAAGTTTGTTGAGCCCGGAAGGTATTCGTTGGTTGTTGCGTCATGTGGTCACAAACTTTACCGGTTTTGCCCCGTTAGGGTTGGTTATTGTGGCGATGTTTGGAATAGGCGTTGCCCAGCATTCAGGATTTATAGACGCGTGTATTCGTAAAGGTCTTCGTAACCAAAGGCATAATCCCTGGCGTATTGTACTCAGTGTTATTGTCTTGGGATTGCTATCTAATGTTGTGGGAGATGCCGGATACATTATATTACTGCCTATCGCCGCAACACTATTTCATTCGGTAGGGTTGCATCCCATAGGCGGAATTATTGTTGCCTATGTATCGGTATCGTGTGGTTATAGCGCTAATATACTTTTGAGTACACTTGATCCCATGCTGGCTGCTACAACACAAGAGGCTGCTGATATGACAAATGTATCAGGCGGACGAATCGGTCCGCTATGTAACTATTATTTCTTTTGTGTATCTACTTTCTTATTAATATTCATTATTTATTATATAACCCGTAAAAAACTATTGCCAAGTTTGGGAAAGTATAATGAAAGTGATGTTTTTCGCGGTTACAAACAATTATCCCGTAAAGAACAGAGAGCTTTATTAGGGGCTGTAATTGTGGGGGTACTTTATGCCGTACTTATCTTATGGGCTACATTTTCATCATGGGGAATTTTGCGAGGAGTTAATGGAGGACTGATTCGTTCGCCATTTATCATTGGTATTCTGTTTTTACTATCTTTGGGTATTGGTCTAATGGGAATGATATATGGATTTGCTTCCGGGCATTATCGTACAGATAGTGATGTGATAGAGGGATTGACGCAACCGATGAAGTTATTGGGTGTATATTTTGTAATCGCTTTTTTCGCTTCTCAGATGTTTGCCTGTTTTGAGTATTCTCATTTAGACAAGTGTATAGCAATAATGGGAGCTAATATGCTTTCTTTAGTCCGATTGGATAATTTGTGGATACTGATATTATTCATCCTATTCACAGCTTTTATAAACCTCATTATGGTATCTTCCACATCGAAATGGGCATTTATGTCTTTCATTTTCATTCCTGTTCTGACCGGCATGGGAGTTTCTCCGGATATGACACAATGTGCTTATCGCATCGGTGATAGTGCAACAAACGCCATTACTCCGTTTATGTTTTATATGCCGCTTGTGCTGACTTATATGCAGCAGTACGATAGGCAATCCACATATGGTTCGTTACTTAAATACACGTGGAGGTATTCATTGGTTATCCTTGTTGCCTGGACTGCTTTATTTGTGCTTTGGTATGTTTGCAAGCTACCGTTAGGGTTGTAA